Genomic DNA from Candidatus Binatia bacterium:
CGAGAAGACCATCGGCGTGGCCAGGGCCCGGCTCTTGCCGTGATCGGCGTCGGCCCAGTCTTCGTAGAAGTTGCCCGTGTAGCCCGCACCGGCCTTGAACCGGGCGAAATACTTCGCCGACTTCCAGCGCGCCGGCAGGTCGTAGAGCTTGAGCCGCTCCGCCGAAGGACGGAGCCGATCCGCATCGGCCTTGTGCGCTTTGTTCAAGACCTGGATCTCGCGCGCGTCCGGCGCCGAGGAAAACACGAACGTGCCGGGAGCAGTTTCGAACGTCAGCAGGCAGTTCTTCGTCGGCTTCGGGACAGCGGCGCCGGCGCCGTCCTTCTGACGGATCCACGGCACGGCGTGGGCGCTCTCTGCGTGTTTGTCCGGCTTCACCGTCCAGTGCCCGGCGCCTTCGCGATCCAGCTTCTTCCCCGTGCCATGGAACCCCTCGATCAACACCGGCGGCGTGTTGACCTTCTCGTGGCCGTGGTCGCTGTGGCCGTAGTAGCGGTCGAAGTACTCGAAGCGCACGAACTGCCAGTGGGGATCGAGCGTCAGGACGACCGGTGCAGCCTTCTCCCCGATGCGACGCACCCAGTTCCTGGTCGGCGGGTCGAAGAGGTAGATCTTGCCTTCGTTCTTCTTGTAGGCCGCCGCCTTGTCGATGTACTTCGGCTCCTCGCTGAAGTCCCAGACAGACTCGGCGAGGGCGAACTGGTTCGGGGGCGCGAAGAACTTCGCCTGCGCGTTCATCAGGGCCTTGCGATCGTCCCAGCGTTTCAACTCGGTCGCTGTGGTGGCGCCGTCACCGTTCGAAACCAGGGTCTTGCCGGCGCCGAACTTGAGCGTGATCCAGTCGTACTTGCGCGGCACCTCGAAACTGAGCTTGCCGTCGGCGTCGGTCAGGTGCTGAGCCACTTTCTTCGTGTGATAAACCTGCACCGGGAAGTCCTTCGGGAACGTCAGGACACGGCCCTCGGGGTCCTTGAACGTGAGCTGCAGGTGTACGAGCAACGGGTGACGGACGTACAGGTTCACTTTCTTGGCGCGCTTTCCCATGTTGCCGTTGCGTACGCCGACCCGGAAGTACTTGTTGGGCAGGGGGTTCTTCGAAGTCGCGCTTGCGGCGAGCACCCAGTCCGCTTCGTCGGCGATGGTGTCGACGGTGGCGGTGGTGCCGAACGTTTTCGTGCCCTCGTCGCAGAACTTCATGCGCGGGGAGTCCTTGGCCACCATGGTGACGTTCTGGCTGTACGCAACGGCGCCGAGGGAGCCGTCGTCTTTGAGCTGGTGCAGTTTGACGGCAAAGTCCTTGCCGGGCCAGAAGCGCTCCTGGCTGTGCACGGTGACGAAGATTTCCCACTTGCAGGCCGCGGCCGCGCCGCCGACGCCGGCTCCGCCGCCTCCCGCCGGCAGCGGCGGTGGTCCGCCGCCTCCGTTACTCATGTGCGCGGAGGCCCGACTGCCGGCGGACGGCAGCGCATCAGGGGAGCCCTCGGAAATGCGGGTCGCATCGAGCGTACTCCGGTAGCGGTGGCAGCGGCTCCTCCTCCGGATCGGGCGGCAGGTCGCCGTCGTAAGGCTCGAGAAGGTTTGGATCGGCCGCCGGCGGTTCTTCCGCCAGCTCGAGGCCGTCGAAGGGCAGCGGCTCGGGCGGCGCGTCCGCGGCGTCGGGTACGGGCGCCGTCGCGTCGGCCGGCGGTGCCGCTCCGGCGCGTTGCGCGGCCAACTGGGTCAGCAGCCCGATCTTCACCTCGGGCGCAAAACGGTGGTCGGCAAGGAGTTCCTCGGCCCACGAATACCGGCCGCTGCGGTCGAAGTCGGGTCCGAGGAGGAAGGTCAGATCCACATAGCCGCGGACATCGGCCGGGGACGTCATCCCGTGATCGAGGGCGCGTTGCACGGCCGTGTGGACCTGGTCATGCGTGGCGGTGTCGCCGAGTGCGGCGCACGCGGCCGGGAACCGGCGGCGAACGTGCTCGACGGTGGATTGCTCGAACGCGCGCTGCCGCGCGGCGCGTAAGACCTGCATCTGCTGCTCGCGAATAACCAACATGATCCGGGCGCCCGCGAGGTCGTCTGCCGATATCGGCAATCGTACCGTGGCTACCACCCCGTTCCGGCGCAGTCAAACCGCGTTGGCGTGTTGACAATCCGGTCCGGTGGTGTTGAGTCGTGGCGTTCTCTGTCCCGTGAGGCCGTACCGCCGATGTCTCCCGCCGAGGTGCGAAAGGTGCGCGATCTGCTGTGGCCGGTGCCGGGCGCCGCCGGGGCGCCGTCGGTGTTCGCGATCCTCGACGGCGCACGCCGGCGGAGCATATACGGGGCGCTGCAGGAGTTCGAAGGCGAGTATTGCTGCCTGTACCGCGGCCAGCTCGATCCGCGCGTGCTGGCTGCCGCGCCCTATCTGGTGCAACTGGCGCAGATGGCGCCCTTCACCGAATGGCTGATGGAGCAGGCCTGGGGCGATAGTTGGGGAATCTTCTTGCAAGCGCACAGCGACATCGAGACGCTGCGCCGTCATTTCCGCCGCTTCCTGATCGTGCAGGACGAGCGCGGTAAGCGGCTTTACTTCCGCTACTACGACCCGCGAGTGTTGCGGGTGTACTTGCCCACCTGCGTGGGCCTCGAGCTGACCACGGTCTTCGGTCCGGTGCTGCGGTTCGTCGTCGAGGACGAGGACGTGACCCGCGCGCTCGACTTCGCGGTGGAGCAGGGACGTCTGGTGACGGTCGCCCACGAGGTGGGCGAAATGGTTGGGGGATGGCCTACACGCAGGACGATCGGCTGATTGCCATCGACACCCCGCTGGGCAAGGACGCCCTGCTGCTCGATCGGATGCGCGGGGTCGAGGCGATCTCTCGCCCCTTCCGGTTCGAGCTCGATCTGCTGTCCGAGAAGGAGAACTTGCGGGCGGACGATCTGCTCGGTCAAAGGGTGCTGGTTCGTCTCCGGCTGCAAGACGGAACCCATCGACCCATCAGCGGCATCGTCAGCCGGTTCGTGCTCGCGGAGACCGACCAGCGTCTGACGGCCTACCGCATGGAGGTCGTGCCGTGGCTCTGGCTGCTGACGCGCAAGAGCGGCTGCCGCATCTTTCAGGAGAAGACCGTTCCCGAGATCGTCGAGCACATCTTCAAGGAGGCCGGCTTCAAGGACTACCGCCTGCAACTCCGGGGGAGCTACGCGCCTCGCGACTACTGCGTGCAGTACCGCGAGACCGACTTCAACTTCGTCTCGCGGCTGATGGAGCAGTACGGGATTGCTTACTTCTTCGAGCACGGCGAGGAGAAGCACACGCTGGTGATGGCCGACGAGCCGGGCGCGTTTCCGGTCTGCCCGGGGCAGTCTTCGGCACGTTGCGCCACCACCGGGCTGATGCACGACGACGACGTGGTGAGAGAAGTCCGTATCGAGCACGTGCTCCGCACGGGCAAGTATGCGCTCGGCGATTTCAACTTCGAGACGCCAACCACGAGTCTGCTGGCGAGCGTGAGCAGTACGCAGGCATTGGCGAGCGGCTACGAGGTCTACGACTACCCGGGCGAGTATGCGCAGAGAGGCGAGGGTGACCGGCTGGTGCGCCTGCGCATCCAGGCGGAGGACGCCGCGCGTACGGTGCTCGGCGGCGGCGGTTCGTGCCGTGCCTTCGCCGGCGGATGCAGGTTCGAGCTGCAGGGCCACGATCGGCGCGATGCGAACATACCCTATCTGTTGACCGAGGTGACGCACGACGCTTCCGTGGGCAGCGCCTACCGTACCGGGGCGGTGGAAGTGGCGGAGAGTTACGTCAACGCGTTCAAGGCAATTCCGTTCAAGGTGGCGTTTCGACCGCCGCTGGTGACGCCGCGTCCGGTGGTGGCGGGATCGCAGACGGCGATCGTCGTCGGGCCGAAGGGCGAAGAGATCCACACCGACCGGTTTGGGCGGGTGAAGGTGCAGTTTCACTGGGACCGGGAGGGAAAGTACGACGAGAAGAGTTCGTGTTGGCTCCGTGTCGCTCAGGAGTGGGCGGGCAAGCGCTGGGGGGCGGTGTGGCTGCCGCGCATCGGGCAGGAGGTCGTAGTCAAGTTCATCGAGGGCGATCCGGACCGGCCGATCGTGGTTGGGCGGGCGTACAATGCGGAGCACATGCCGCCGTACGGGCTGCCTGCAGAGCAGACCAGAAGCGCGCTCAAGAGCTACAGTTCGAAGGGCGGCGGGGGATTCAACGAACTCCGCTTCGAGGACAAGAAGGGCAAGGAGCAGCTCTTCGTGCATGCCGAGCGCCAGCAGGACGTGCGGGTTAAGAAAGACGCGCTCGAGTGGGTGGGTCGGGACCGGCACTTGATCGTCGAGAAGGAGCAGCGCGAGTCGGTCAAGGGCGACAAGCATCTGCGGGTGCGCGGCGATCGCAACGAACAGATCGACGGTTCGGCGTCGCAGAAGATCGGCATGGATCTCGACGAGAAGGTCGGGATGAAGGCGGCCGTCGATGCCGGCATGGAGATTCACCTGAAGGCCGGCATGAACGTGGTGATCGAAGGCGGCCTGACGGTGACTTTAAAGGCCGGCGGGGGGTTCGTGGTGGTCGGGCCGGCGGGGGTAGCGATCTCGGGGACGCCGATCCTGATCAACAGCGGCGGCGCGGCGGGCACGGGGTCGGGAGCATCGCCGGATCCGCCGAAGGCTCCGAAGGAGGCGGACGTAGCCAGGCCGGGCGAGAAGGCAAAGATGCCGCCGGCGAAGACGGTGTCGCCGCAGGCGGCGGCGTTGCGCGAGGCGGCTCGGCAGGGGCGGCCGTTTTGCGAGAAGTGCGCCGCGGCGGCACGGCGGGCGGCGCTGGCGCGCGGGGCCACGCCGGAGGAAGCCGAGGCGGCGGCGCAGGATGCCGGGCTGGCGGGGGCGGAACGTGAGTTGCGGCCGGTGGAGACGGAGCCGGAGGACAGCATCTCTCCGTCCCAGGCGGCGGTGCTCGAAGCGGCGGCGGAGGAGGGGTTGCCGTTTGCCGAGGAGTGCGGCCGGGAGGCGGCCGGAGAGGAGACGGAAGAGGGGGGCGATGGGGGGGAAGAAGGTGAGGAAGGGGAGGAAGGGGAGGACGGCGCAGAAGGTGAGCCGGTGCCGGGGGAGGAAGCGGAGCGGACGTTCGTGGAGATCGAGCTGGTGGATACCGACGGCACGCCGCTGCCGGGGGTACGGTATCGGATCGTGCTGCCGGACGGCCGGATCGAAGAAGGTGCGCTCGATGCCGCGGGACGGGCGCGCATCGAGGATCTCGACCATGGGACGTGTCAGGTG
This window encodes:
- the vgrG gene encoding type VI secretion system tip protein VgrG — translated: MAYTQDDRLIAIDTPLGKDALLLDRMRGVEAISRPFRFELDLLSEKENLRADDLLGQRVLVRLRLQDGTHRPISGIVSRFVLAETDQRLTAYRMEVVPWLWLLTRKSGCRIFQEKTVPEIVEHIFKEAGFKDYRLQLRGSYAPRDYCVQYRETDFNFVSRLMEQYGIAYFFEHGEEKHTLVMADEPGAFPVCPGQSSARCATTGLMHDDDVVREVRIEHVLRTGKYALGDFNFETPTTSLLASVSSTQALASGYEVYDYPGEYAQRGEGDRLVRLRIQAEDAARTVLGGGGSCRAFAGGCRFELQGHDRRDANIPYLLTEVTHDASVGSAYRTGAVEVAESYVNAFKAIPFKVAFRPPLVTPRPVVAGSQTAIVVGPKGEEIHTDRFGRVKVQFHWDREGKYDEKSSCWLRVAQEWAGKRWGAVWLPRIGQEVVVKFIEGDPDRPIVVGRAYNAEHMPPYGLPAEQTRSALKSYSSKGGGGFNELRFEDKKGKEQLFVHAERQQDVRVKKDALEWVGRDRHLIVEKEQRESVKGDKHLRVRGDRNEQIDGSASQKIGMDLDEKVGMKAAVDAGMEIHLKAGMNVVIEGGLTVTLKAGGGFVVVGPAGVAISGTPILINSGGAAGTGSGASPDPPKAPKEADVARPGEKAKMPPAKTVSPQAAALREAARQGRPFCEKCAAAARRAALARGATPEEAEAAAQDAGLAGAERELRPVETEPEDSISPSQAAVLEAAAEEGLPFAEECGREAAGEETEEGGDGGEEGEEGEEGEDGAEGEPVPGEEAERTFVEIELVDTDGTPLPGVRYRIVLPDGRIEEGALDAAGRARIEDLDHGTCQVSFPDLPGEDWNREG
- a CDS encoding DUF4123 domain-containing protein is translated as MRDLLWPVPGAAGAPSVFAILDGARRRSIYGALQEFEGEYCCLYRGQLDPRVLAAAPYLVQLAQMAPFTEWLMEQAWGDSWGIFLQAHSDIETLRRHFRRFLIVQDERGKRLYFRYYDPRVLRVYLPTCVGLELTTVFGPVLRFVVEDEDVTRALDFAVEQGRLVTVAHEVGEMVGGWPTRRTIG